The Salvelinus alpinus chromosome 3, SLU_Salpinus.1, whole genome shotgun sequence genome segment tggtgcttttctggtgacactgtcagtgacttatttagaattcaaggcacacttaaccagcatggctatcagagcattctgcagcgatacgccatcccatctggtttgcacttagtgggactatatatttttttcgacaggacaatgacacctccaggctgtgtaagggctatttgaccaagaagaagagtgatggagtgctgcatcagatgacctggcctccacaatcacccgacctcaacccaattgagatggtttgggatgagttggaccgcagagtgaaggaaaagcaaccaaaatgtgctcagcacatgtgggaactccttcaagagtgttggaaaagaattccaggtgaagctggttgagagaatgccaagagtgtgcaaagcggtcatcaaggcaaagggtggctactttgaagaatctcacatataaaatatattttgatttgtttaacacttttttggttactacatgataccatatgcgttatttcatagtgttgatgtcttcactattattctacaatgtagaaaatagtaaaaataaagaaaaacacttgaatgagtaggtgtgtccaaacttttgactggtactgtacaaacacacacacacaacaaaaaatgtttaaaaaaatgcttAGGCGGCCCGGCTAAGGATTTCAACGGCAGAAGAAATCCATGATGTTGTAAGGAAACACCACACACGTGGACGACCATCTGTCTTGGGTTAGAGGTCATAGTGCCATTAACATCCGATCGAGCCCTGAAATCCCTCAAATACACAAACAGCTGTCATACAGACATGCTTATATTCTGACTTGACAATTACTGAACCACCAGTATACTTCTCAGCAATTGTGGTAGAATTGTGAGGAATAAACTCCCTGAATTAAAACATTCTGTCGACCTGCCTACATCACAAATACTGTTTGAAAGACAGCACTGTCATGATCTCAATTAAGCTTTATAGTGCATAACATTTTGTTGTTTCCAGCTTGCTGCTGGAGGAATACAGCTGTGGGGTAAATGCttacaaaaagctgaaatattacaGATAAGGAACATTCATCTGTTCAATAAATAGGCATATCTAATTAATGACAACTATTAAGTCTGAATGTCAGGGAATTACTGGTAAATCTTGGATCTGTCTCTGAAGCAAGTGTTTGCTTTCTCTTACAGTTCTAAATTGCACGTGTAATGTGACCAACAGTCGGTGTGAGGAGAATGCGGTGTGCAGGTGAGGTGAAACACGACGCTGAACAGCATCTGAACAGTGATATGTATCTTACTAAAGCATgtttctaaaaatatatatttgaatatGTTGACAGGGTAAAAGATGGTACACTGGTAGTGATGACTCCATCGTATTTCAGATATGAATATGTTAACTATGTCAAGCATACAGTATATGACAATACCCTGCTgtagacagcttggctgtcgagacgttgttattcaattattgcatccgAGTTCCTAGAGTGTACggttctctttttctttctcaagCATATATGCCAAACCTATAAAGCCATCATTCAGGCCCACAATTGTCTGGTGTCAAGCCTATATCCTTATCACTCTCTAGAGAAGGTCACACTCAAAATATATGAGTGTTTCTACGAAATAACAGATAAAGTACCGTACAGAGCAGGGCATTGCAGAAGTTATTTTGTTAAGTATGGGCGCCCTCCTGTGTCCATCGTGGAGCGGCTCCGCATTATTTGACAATGCCACTGTATATAAGAGTATATCTCCCTGATCATGAGGGTGTGTCGGCTACAGAGTTGAGAGCTGATCTAATTGGCTGTGCTGTATTCCAGCTGTGACCCGGGTTGGGAGGGGCAGCAGTGCGACGTCTGTGTTAGAATGCCAGGCTGTGTCCATGGATCATGTCACCAACCCTGGCAATGCACATGCGAGCCCGGATGGACGGGACGCTTCTGCGACAAAGGTGACAGAAAACATTTGTATGTATCCGACAATTCTAATCTTATTTGTTGAGTGAGTGGTAGCGCAGTACTTATTCACCACTTCTCTCCTCTGCTTCAGATATCCATGTGTGTACAAATGAGGCACCTTGCCAGAACGGCGCCACTTGTTACACAAACATTTCAGGGGAATACTCCTGCCTCTGCCCCAATGGATTTTACGGGAGGAACTGTGAGCACAAGACAGGACCCTGTCGTAAGATCGGCAGGTGAGGTCAATTACCAACACACCAGAAAACAATCTATGGAACAATTTTCTCTCAGGCCTACTGCTTCTGTCTTAATCAAAACAAATCCCTGTGAACAACAAGTTCGATCCCAACCAGTGGCTCAAAACACACGTGTATAGGAATGAGTGGACATTTCAGACTATAACACGGGAAACTAGTGTGTGAATTTCGATAATCAGTATTTCTCTCAGAGCCTGTTCGAtgagtgtgtttcagtgtgtgtgttagtgtgtgtgttttgactgtGGCATCCCAGCCGGTCCCCTGATGGCAGTCAAACACATGCAGACTGGCACTGGCCGTGTAGCAGCCTGTTCAATTTGTATCCACTGGAGAGCAATCATGTGAGTTAATGGGCTCATTGTCGGCCAAGTGAGTGGCCTCTAGTACTAACAAACACATTGTAGCAAGTTATCTACACTACAGCCTCCATGGAGTCCCCAAATCACTGGCTGTTACCAGGGAAACCATGCAGGCCAAAGGGACAGACTCTGGGGTAGATTTGTCTTAAGGTGCCAAATTAATGCCTGATTGAATGTAAACAGTGATCATCACAGAGTAAGCGCCACACATTTACTTACAAATCAGTTGGAGGCCCAGGTCCATATGAAAAGGCTTGGGTTGAGGAATCAATTCAGCATCGAAAATCTATTCAGAACATTCCCTCTGGGTTTTTAGTGCTTCTGTTTTTATTTTCCAGGTCTCCATGTAAGAATAGAGGGCAGTGTGAGGACAGTAGCGGCTATGCACCAGAACTCTCCTGCCGCTGCCTGGCAGGCTTCAGTGGGCCGCGTTGCGAGACCAACATGGACGACTGCCTAATGCGTCCCTGTGCCAATGGTGCCACCTGCCTGGATGGCATCAACCGCTTCTCCTGCCTCTGTCCCGAGGGCTTCACGGGCCGGTTCTGCACCATCAACCTCGATGACTGTGCCAGTCAGCCCTGCCTCAACGGAGGGCGCTGCCTGGACCGTGCCAGCACCTTCCACTGCCTCTGCAAAGCTGGGTTCACTGGCAAGACCTGCGAGGTTCCCCTACGGAGCCCAGAGAGCCAATCACCCATCAGGAGCTCCCATGGCTGGGCTGGGGGAGGAGAGGGCTGGGGCAGGGTGACTCAGGCCAGGCCAGACCAGATCACAACAGGGGGGAACCATTCTCAGggcagcagtaacagtaatagtgGAGACAGGCTGCTGAAGATCTCTGTGAAGGAGGTGGTGACCCAGTGGGGGTCGTCTGGCCTGTCGGAGGTGCAGCTCATCACCTTGCTGGTGCTGGGGGGTATGACGCTGGGCGTGGTGGCTCTCACAGCTAGCCTGGTGCTGAGGGGGCATTGGCAGGACCGCTGTGCCAGCTGCCGGTGCGGTCCCAACCCCCGCCTGCACCCGCTGAGACACAGAGACTGCCAGCCGACCCCGCAGAGCCACCTAGTCACAGTGGAGCAGGAGTGTAAGATCAGCTTCCTGCACACGCCCACGGCCCCCGAACTGGAGAAGAAGAAACTGAACACTGAGTTGATTTAGGCTAGATTTACCATCTCCATAGCACTGAACACAGGGCAGGAGCAGAGAACAGACTGCTTTCAGCAGAGGGAAAGCCATGCTCTAAATCCCAATCCTGCCTCCATGACTGATTGTCTTCAGTACTGACAGTCAAAATACAGACAACATACCAATCTAGGTATCGATACCTAGAAAGACGCAGGACCAAGAAGAGACCAGTGGGTATGTTCAAGGAGAAATGGTAGGAGAATGTGTTTGACACTCCTAACAAAAAGAGCATAGTCCTAATTTGACGGATTATTGCTTGACCACAGGGGTAAGAGGTGCATAACGATAAAATATACTCAAGTTTTTTGGTGACTTTTGTCACGGACAATTAATGTGTAATTTGTCCATTCTCAAAATCTGCTGTTGCGGTTACTTGGCATGAACTGCATGTGAGATAGGCGTACTGACAGACAGCTTTGGAATGTTAGCCGAGACAATGCCCTTGCCATGTCAACCAAATTGGTGTACCGGTATTTGTCAATGCTGTTGTAGTCACAATATTAGGCCAAAATGTTAGACTTGAATGCAGATGTGCAATTCGCCCATATATTTCCAAATGGGCTCAGACATCACAGCCTCTGAACAAATTCCCTGCTTACAGCTCTGCAGTGTACAGAATtcagacatccagacagaaacAAATATTACCTGAGTTCATGTCATGTTTCAACACTGTACTTTTTATATGATTGGCTAAAGAACTGCAACATATACTTTGTTAAAttataattgtattattttgtaaAAAGTAATGTCTATTATGTCAACATTGAAACCGAATTGAGATCTGCTATTGCTGTATGAtggttacagatgtaggatcttaatttgagccagtttgctacagtaggaaaataatcttgcagcaacaagaaatgtgaattattatgtggattataattaatggacatttttgtgagggaaaatcaagtctgaaattactAAATGGAAATTAAACTTCAGACGCCTATTTAAACTTCAAATACACACGTTTTACATGTCCTGCGTTGCAGAAAAGTTCCCCCAAAACAGGGTAATCAAATTCCCTTCCATTTCCTAAATTAAGATCCTAAATCTGTAATAGCGAATAAGAATATGGATTTGCGCAACTGTATTTTGAAGTTGTAAATGTAATTTATTGTCTGCAATTTATTTGTGGAATGTGTATGTGTTCTTTTTTGCAATGAGTCTTAtttttttatactgaattgtgTGCAATAAAGTTGTGAACTATTTCCTGTACACAGTGCTGGTATAACTGCCCAAATGCTTCCACTTCAGTGTAGATATGATACAAACAACAGGTAACAGTTACAGAAGATCTAAGAACACGTACCATACCTGTCTTTATCCCTAAATTACATGACCACAGCGTGACAGCTCAATTCTATCAAGCAACTGAAAACCACAAATGTATTGTCCATTTACCATTGACACAAACCAGGTTTCTATCCAACccttttatgcgagtaaagtacatgtaggataaaaaaaaatgtcacgACAGTCCTGATGGAAACAGCTAATTTTatcggtaaactttccaaatgtcgacaaaactaaATACGCTAGACAAAGTGGGATGCTGTGTGGTCcgcccactacgactcaggaaagctTGCAGTTTATTAGGTTACAGATTAAACAAGTTaaaatgaacttcacagggtggtgaaagtgcacggtggtGAGCTCGatactcctttccaataaatacctatggtcttattctggtgacatgatgatagaTGCTTGGCTGcggtttgacaaataaaaaactCGCTCAAATTGTCCACAACGATCTCATCATGTGTAGgttatacccgcactgtatctgcgagctgttggctagagcgcgctgttggctagagcgcgcGAGCACATTCACTATATATCATAAcatttttttgtgacaaaaccatcagtagagttgaaaatgcgatttAACTCATgttttttattcagtacatgggaatttaagcGCAAAACGTATTTTATGTGCATTACATTATTAACGCACAGCCTTTGATATacacaagtcaatttgatggagttcaagtaacagacacatctcaaaatcaactgttcagtggagactgcgtgaatcaggccttcatggtcgaattgctgcaaagaaagcactactaaaggacaccaatatgaagagacttgtttgggacAAGAAGCAAgagtcctttggtctggagtccaaattggagagttttggttccaaccgccgtgtctttgtgagacgcagagtaggtgaacggatgatctccgcatgtgcggTTCCcaacatgaagcatggaggaggaggtgtgatggtgcttttctggtgacactgtcagtgacttatttagaattcaaggcacacttaaccagcatggctatcagagcattctgcagcgatacgccatcccatctggtttgcacttagtgggactatatatttttttcgacaggacaatgacacctccaggctgtgtaagggctatttgaccaagaagaagagtgatggagtgctgcatcagatgacctggcctccacaatcacccgacctcaacccaattgagatggtttgggatgagttggaccgcagagtgaaggaaaagcaaccaaaatgtgctcagcacatgtgggaactccttcaagagtgttggaaaagaattccaggtgaagctggttgagagaatgccaagagtgtgcaaagcggtcaaAGGCAaattgaaaaatctcaaatatgttttgatttgtttaacacttttttggttactacatgataccatatgcgttatttcatagtgttgatgtcttcactattattctacaatgtagaaaatagtaaaaataaagaaaaacacttgaatgagtaggtgtgtccaaacttttgactggtactgtacaaacacacacacacaacaaaaaatgtttaaaaaaatgcttAGGCGGCCCGGCTAAGGATTTCAACGGCAGAAGAAATCCATGATGTTGTAAGGAAACACCACACACGTGGACGACCATCTGTCTTGGGTTAGAGGTCATAGTGCCATTAACATCCGATCGAGCCCTGAAATCCCTCAAATACACAAACAGCTGTCATACAGACATGCTTATATTCTGACTTGACAATTACTGAACCACCAGTATACTTCTCAGCAATTGTGGTAGAATTGTGAGGAATAAACTCCCTGAATTAAAACATTCTGTCGACCTGCCTACATCACAAATACTGTTTGAAAGACAGCACTGTCATGATCTCAATTAAGCTTTATAGTGCATAACATTTTGTTGTTTCCAGCTTGCTGCTGGAGGAATACAGCTGTGGGGTAAATGCttacaaaaagctgaaatattacaGATAAGGAACATTCATCTGTTCAATAAATAGGCATATCTAATTAATGACAACTATTAAGTCTGAATGTCAGGGAATTACTGGTAAATCTTGGATCTGTCTCTGAAGCAAGTGTTTGCTTTCTCTTACAGTTCTAAATTGCACGTGTAATGTGACCAACAGTCGGTGTGAGGAGAATGCGGTGTGCAGGTGAGGTGAAACACGACGCTGAACAGCATCTGAACAGTGATATGTATCTTACTAAAGCATgtttctaaaaatatatatttgaatatGTTGACAGGGTAAAAGATGGTACACTGGTAGTGATGACTCCATCGTATTTCAGATATGAATATGTTAACTATGTCAAGCATACAGTATATGACAATACCCTGCTgtagacagcttggctgtcgagacgttgttattcaattattgcatccgAGTTCCTAGAGTGTACggttctctttttctttctcaagCATATATGCCAAACCTATAAAGCCATCATTCAGGCCCACAATTGTCTGGTGTCAAGCCTATATCCTTATCACTCTCTAGAGAAGGTCACACTCAAAATATATGAGTGTTTCTACGAAATAACAGATAAAGTACCGTACAGAGCAGGGCATTGCAGAAGTTATTTTGTTAAGTATGGGCGCCCTCCTGTGTCCATCGTGGAGCGGCTCCGCATTATTTGACAATGCCACTGTATATAAGAGTATATCTCCCTGATCATGAGGGTGTGTCGGCTACAGAGTTGAGAGCTGATCTAATTGGCTGTGCTGTATTCCAGCTGTGACCCGGGTTGGGAGGGGCAGCAGTGCGACGTCTGTGTTAGAATGCCAGGCTGTGTCCATGGATCATGTCACCAACCCTGGCAATGCACATGCGAGCCCGGATGGACGGGACGCTTCTGCGACAAAGGTGACAGAAAACATTTGTATGTATCCGACAATTCTAATCTTATTTGTTGAGTGAGTGGTAGCGCAGTACTTATTCACCACTTCTCTCCTCTGCTTCAGATATCCATGTGTGTACAAATGAGGCACCTTGCCAGAACGGCGCCACTTGTTACACAAACATTTCAGGGGAATACTCCTGCCTCTGCCCCAATGGATTTTACGGGAGGAACTGTGAGCACAAGACAGGACCCTGTCGTAAGATCGGCAGGTGAGGTCAATTACCAACACACCAGAAAACAATCTATGGAACAATTTTCTCTCAGGCCTACTGCTTCTGTCTTAATCAAAACAAATCCCTGTGAACAACAAGTTCGATCCCAACCAGTGGCTCAAAACACACGTGTATAGGAATGAGTGGACATTTCAGACTATAACACGGGAAACTAGTGTGTAAATTTCGATAATCAGTATTTCTCTCAGAGCCTGTTCGAtgagtgtgtttcagtgtgtgtgttagtgtgtgtgttttgactgtGGCATCCCAGCCGGTCCCCTGATGGCAGTCAAACACATGCAGACTGGCACTGGCCGTGTAGCAGCCTGTTCAATTTGTATCCACTGGAGAGCAATCATGTGAGTTAATGGGCTCATTGTCGGCCAAGTGAGTGGCCTCTAGTACTAACAAACACATTGTAGCAAGTTATCTACACTACAGCCTCCATGGAGTCCCCAAATCACTGGCTGTTACCAGGGAAACCATGCAGGCCAAAGGGACAGACTCTGGGGTAGATTTGTCTTAAGGTGCCAAATTAATGCCTGATTGAATGTAAACAGTGATCATCACAGAGTAAGCGCCACACATTTACTTACAAATCAGTTGGAGGCCCAGGTCCATATGAAAAGGCTTGGGTTGAGGA includes the following:
- the LOC139570754 gene encoding protein delta homolog 2-like isoform X1 translates to MCFLLFVRARVPTRSIRGLLFSGEVTTFSTDPLCTMPLRDSVTLLLWSCCVLLLVHQCEGQVLNCTCNVTNSRCEENAVCSCDPGWEGQQCDVCVRMPGCVHGSCHQPWQCTCEPGWTGRFCDKDIHVCTNEAPCQNGATCYTNISGEYSCLCPNGFYGRNCEHKTGPCRKIGRSPCKNRGQCEDSSGYAPELSCRCLAGFSGPRCETNMDDCLMRPCANGATCLDGINRFSCLCPEGFTGRFCTINLDDCASQPCLNGGRCLDRASTFHCLCKAGFTGKTCEVPLRSPESQSPIRSSHGWAGGGEGWGRVTQARPDQITTGGNHSQGSSNSNSGDRLLKISVKEVVTQWGSSGLSEVQLITLLVLGGMTLGVVALTASLVLRGHWQDRCASCRCGPNPRLHPLRHRDCQPTPQSHLVTVEQECKISFLHTPTAPELEKKKLNTELI
- the LOC139570754 gene encoding protein delta homolog 2-like isoform X2 gives rise to the protein MPLRDSVTLLLWSCCVLLLVHQCEGQVLNCTCNVTNSRCEENAVCSCDPGWEGQQCDVCVRMPGCVHGSCHQPWQCTCEPGWTGRFCDKDIHVCTNEAPCQNGATCYTNISGEYSCLCPNGFYGRNCEHKTGPCRKIGRSPCKNRGQCEDSSGYAPELSCRCLAGFSGPRCETNMDDCLMRPCANGATCLDGINRFSCLCPEGFTGRFCTINLDDCASQPCLNGGRCLDRASTFHCLCKAGFTGKTCEVPLRSPESQSPIRSSHGWAGGGEGWGRVTQARPDQITTGGNHSQGSSNSNSGDRLLKISVKEVVTQWGSSGLSEVQLITLLVLGGMTLGVVALTASLVLRGHWQDRCASCRCGPNPRLHPLRHRDCQPTPQSHLVTVEQECKISFLHTPTAPELEKKKLNTELI